The sequence AAAATGGAAGACAGTAGTTTTCTCGCCGCCATAGAAGCTTGCAACGACAGCTGAATGATTAATTTTCCCTAGACTTTCTTCTAACATATGACAGTATATGCTATATTATGGACACTATTAAGACAAAAAGAAACCCCCTAATGTAAGATACACTTACACTAGAGGTTCATCAGGATACCGGCGGCGGGGGTCGAACCGGCACGATTGTGCAATCACTGAACGTTGAATTTTACCGCTCTTACTACTACCGAATCGTTTTATTTTTTATTCTGATTTTACTTGTTTTTTCAGATCTGCTAGCTCTGCTTTTGTTTCTTTCTGTACGTCTGAAACAATTTTTTTAATGTCATTTTTCTTGTACACCCACCCTGATATGATTCCCAAAACGTAGAGTACTAAAATGAGAACTAATAATGGAACTTTCACCGAAAAGAATATGAGTGTCAGTTCAACTGGATTCAAATTTTGAAATCCAAAAACAAGAACTAATACTAAAATTATAAGAGCCAGAACACGTTTCGGTGTGACAACTTTTTTAAACTTATCCATAATACACCTCCTTATGTTATTTTAGCAAATGAAATTCGGTAGCACAATAAAAAGACTTGAGTATATATTTTTAATTAACTTCCTATATTACTTTATTTAGTTATATGATGTTCTAATTCGTATACTGTTGGCCTTTTAAAAGTTATAAAATAAATTGCAAAAAAAGAGAGGCGATAACCCTCTCTTGAATAAACTTATTTAATCTAGTTGTTCTTTATTTAACGGAACCACAAAATAACTATATTTTTAGGCTTTAGGCGTGCAAAAAACTACTCATTTTCAACTTCATATCAGAAAAATCTTAGGGTTCTACAAGCACATTAATATAGAAGTTAATTACTTGTGTTTCATCTAAGTATAAAGATGGCTTATTGTCATAATTATCTAATCTAGCATAAAAGTGATAATAATCGGGTGCTAACTGTAATTCTCCTGAGGCATCTTTATAAACAGCATATACTGGTGTTCCTTTATAGAGAGGATCCCCATCAGCATCTGTTAAGTCCGAATTTTGTGGATCAAAAAGATTCCTATAAGATGAAGGAATTTCAACTGAAGTTCCAACTTTACCATTCAATGTTAAATCCGTTACCTTGGAGTTCAGATCATTCTGATCCCATACATAATAAAGGATAGGAAAAAGAGTGCTGTTTCCATTTTTCCAAACTATTATTTCTTTATCATCTATTTGATCATTTAAAATGAATTGAACCGATCCATCTTTTTCTATTAAGTTATACACATAGACAATCGTTTGGTCTTCTTTCTTGTATGTACCCATTGGGTTTCCTTGAACTTCTTTAAAAGCATAACCCTCAAACGTTTTCTGCTCTGTAGAATAAGCATCCCCTACAGCACCTGTCAAAGTGACATCATCTGCTAATGATTTGCCATCCGCATCTTGATACTTAACAGTAACATTCCCTGTTTGCATAACTTTCTCATAGATAAAGGTAATTATTTGGTCTTCTTTTTTATATGTACCCATTGGGTTTCCTTGAACTTCTTTAAAAGCATAACCCTCGATCGTTTTCTGCTCTGTAGAATAAGCATCCCCTACAGCACCTGTCAAAGTGACATCATCTGCTAATGATTTGCCATCTGCATCTTGATACTTAACAGTAACATTCCCTGTTTGCTTATTCACCTCATTATCTGAATAGGTGTAGATATAGCCTACATATTCATAATTATCTACTGTTACAATAGGTGAATAGACTGTACCATTTTTAGCTAAAGTTTGTACAGTTTCTTTTGGTAAGCTATTTGCAGCAGCATTTGCGATTGTGGAATAACTAAATCCTGTGGCAAATATGAATAGTACAAGCATTGTCTTTAAGCTTTTTCGTTTCCAAATAAATAAGCTAATAGTTAGTACAGTGAGCGAAATACCCATTATCCAATAAATAGTATGGTCATTTTCTCCTGTTTTTGGTAAAC is a genomic window of Vagococcus entomophilus containing:
- a CDS encoding DUF1049 domain-containing protein; amino-acid sequence: MDKFKKVVTPKRVLALIILVLVLVFGFQNLNPVELTLIFFSVKVPLLVLILVLYVLGIISGWVYKKNDIKKIVSDVQKETKAELADLKKQVKSE
- a CDS encoding MucBP domain-containing protein, encoding MKKKFLVLWVLSIIGSLSFFGINVHAEESSSKVVTQHVMYDDLSSAEKNVVIQGQPNIKILHDQEKIKLVYKQGIGEPKIPDSNNKEKLSVNYPTTSNSQGSLPKTGENDHTIYWIMGISLTVLTISLFIWKRKSLKTMLVLFIFATGFSYSTIANAAANSLPKETVQTLAKNGTVYSPIVTVDNYEYVGYIYTYSDNEVNKQTGNVTVKYQDADGKSLADDVTLTGAVGDAYSTEQKTIEGYAFKEVQGNPMGTYKKEDQIITFIYEKVMQTGNVTVKYQDADGKSLADDVTLTGAVGDAYSTEQKTFEGYAFKEVQGNPMGTYKKEDQTIVYVYNLIEKDGSVQFILNDQIDDKEIIVWKNGNSTLFPILYYVWDQNDLNSKVTDLTLNGKVGTSVEIPSSYRNLFDPQNSDLTDADGDPLYKGTPVYAVYKDASGELQLAPDYYHFYARLDNYDNKPSLYLDETQVINFYINVLVEP